A single Nicotiana tabacum cultivar K326 chromosome 5, ASM71507v2, whole genome shotgun sequence DNA region contains:
- the LOC107775248 gene encoding putative pre-mRNA-splicing factor ATP-dependent RNA helicase DEAH4 isoform X2: MADLPIVRFEEKIIETVEKNPVVVVIGETGSGKSTQLSQMLYKRGYAKSGMIAVTQPRRVAAVSVSRRVAQEQNVRLGEEVGYAIRFEDRTSEKTHIKYLTDGVLLRESLFNPELNQYSVIILDEAHERSLNTDILLGLMKRLIKRRHSNLKVLITSATLDGGKVSRFFSDCPVLTVPGELFPVEIVHISERPKNYVEASLKTAIDIHVREPEGDILIFLTGQVRVFSPPPPHCRRFIVSTNIAETSLTVDGVVYVIDSGYVKQRQYNPSTGMYSLEVVQISKVQAKQRAGRAGRTRPGKCYRLYPSMVYHDDFLDATVPEIQRSSLAETVLYLKSLDLADMDILKFDFLDSPSMESLEDALKQLYLVDAIDENGSITSLGRKMAELPLEPSLSRTLLEANELDCLSQALTVVSMLSAETTLLPAPSKSSEKKRKHTPSNLPDGSGLGDHIQLLQIYEQWYQTDYNVDWCKENNLQVRGMLFVRDVRKQLSQIMHKIAKGSLDVQTSKRRRDSQQEYRILRKALFIGYANQLAERSIRHNGYRPLGFKSELVQVHPSSVLKPDEDGMLPNYVVYHELIVTSRPFMRNVCAVEMRWVAPVLAKLEKLNVFKLSGGSSQPDEQIQEVTLNVEKKEIATIQSPEGRDSRIQAARERFLARKGQK, translated from the exons ATGGCGGATTTACCTATAGTTCGATTTGAGGAGAAAATCATAGAAACAGTGGAGAAAAACCCTGTAGTGGTAGTTATTGGTGAGACCGGTTCTGGTAAAAGtacacaactttcacaaatgcTTTATAAAAGAGGGTATGCTAAATCTGGAATGATCGCTGTTACTCAGCCTCGCCGCGTTGCTGCAGTTTCTGTTTCTAG ACGAGTTGCACAGGAGCAAAATGTTCGACTTGGAGAGGAAGTCGGTTATGCCATAAGATTTGAAGATAGAACTTCGGAGAAAACACATATCAA ATATCTTACTGATGGAGTGCTCCTCCGCGAGAGTCTTTTTAATCCGGAGCTGAATCAGTATTCTGTCATCATATTGGATGAAGCACATGAGAGGAGTTTGAACAC GGATATATTGCTTGGTTTAATGAAAAGATTAATTAAACGGCGTCACTCAAACTTGAAAGTTttgatcacatcagcaactcttGATGGTGGAAAGGTATCTAGGTTCTTCTCCGACTGTCCCGTCCTTACCGTACCAGGCGAGTTATTTCCTGTGGAAATAGTACACATCTCAGAGCGCCCTAAAAACTATGTGGAGGCTTCTCTAAAAACAGCTATTG ATATTCACGTACGGGAGCCAGAAGGggacattttaatatttttgacaGGGCAG GTGCGTGTTTTCAGTCCTCCACCTCCACATTGTAGGCGATTTATTGTTTCTACAAATATTGCTGAAACTTCTTTGACTGTTGACGGTGTTGT GTATGTCATTGACTCGGGGTATGTGAAGCAACGGCAATATAACCCATCAACTGGCATGTACTCTTTGGAGGTTGTGCAGATTAGCAA GGTGCAGGCAAAGCAGCGTGCAGGACGCGCTGGAAGAACTCGTCCTGGAAAGTGTTATCGTTTATATCCCTCTATGGTTTACCATGACGATTTTTTGGATGCCACCGTTCCTGAAATACAAAGGTCTTCACTGGCTGAAACTGTACTTTATTTGAAGTCCTTAGATCTCGCTGATATGGATATTCTCAAATTTGATTTTCTCGACTCTCCTTCCA TGGAGTCTTTAGAGGATGCCTTGAAGCAATTATATTTAGTCGATGCAATTGATGAAAATGGTTCAATCACAAGCCTTGGACGAAAGATGGCTG AGCTTCCACTGGAACCTTCTCTTTCCAGGACCTTACTAGAGGCAAATGAGTTGGATTGTTTGTCCCAAGCACTGACTGTTGTTTCCATGTTGTCTGCTGAGACCACGCTGCTTCCTGCCCCAAG TAAGAGCTctgagaagaagaggaagcacacTCCTTCGAACCTTCCTGATGGTTCTGGCTTGGGTGATCACATCCAGCTACTCCAAATTTATGAGCAATGGTATCAGACCGACTACAACGTAGACTGGTGTAAAGAGAACAACTTACAG GTCCGCGGGATGCTGTTCGTGAGAGATGTCAGGAAACAATTATCTCAAATAATGCATAAAATTGCTAAAG GCTCATTAGATGTCCAAACAAGCAAAAGACGGAGAGACAGCCAACAGGAGTATAGAATATTGAGGAAAGCATTGTTCATTGGCTACGCAAATCAGCTTGCTGAGCGGAGCATTCGACATAACGGGTATCGGCCTCTTGGTTTCAAGTCTGAACTCGTACAG GTCCATCCATCTTCTGTGCTAAAACCAGATGAGGATGGGATGCTTCCAAACTATGTCGTCTATCATGAATTAATAGTTACTTCACGCCCATTTATGCGTAATGTATGTGCAGTTGAGATGCGATGGGTTGCACCAGTCTTAGCGAAGCTTGAGAAACTGAATGTCTTTAAACTGAG TGGGGGATCTAGTCAGCCTGATGAGCAAATTCAAGAAGTAACTTTAAATgtggaaaagaaagaaattgcTACTATTCAGTCGCCCGAAGGCCGTGACAGCAGGATACAAGCTGCTCGGGAAAGATTTCTAGCTCGGAAAGGTCAGAAGTAG
- the LOC107775248 gene encoding putative pre-mRNA-splicing factor ATP-dependent RNA helicase DEAH4 isoform X1: MADLPIVRFEEKIIETVEKNPVVVVIGETGSGKSTQLSQMLYKRGYAKSGMIAVTQPRRVAAVSVSRRVAQEQNVRLGEEVGYAIRFEDRTSEKTHIKYLTDGVLLRESLFNPELNQYSVIILDEAHERSLNTDILLGLMKRLIKRRHSNLKVLITSATLDGGKVSRFFSDCPVLTVPGELFPVEIVHISERPKNYVEASLKTAIDIHVREPEGDILIFLTGQDDIEKLVLKLEEKIQNLEEGSCLDALILPLHGSLPPDMQVRVFSPPPPHCRRFIVSTNIAETSLTVDGVVYVIDSGYVKQRQYNPSTGMYSLEVVQISKVQAKQRAGRAGRTRPGKCYRLYPSMVYHDDFLDATVPEIQRSSLAETVLYLKSLDLADMDILKFDFLDSPSMESLEDALKQLYLVDAIDENGSITSLGRKMAELPLEPSLSRTLLEANELDCLSQALTVVSMLSAETTLLPAPSKSSEKKRKHTPSNLPDGSGLGDHIQLLQIYEQWYQTDYNVDWCKENNLQVRGMLFVRDVRKQLSQIMHKIAKGSLDVQTSKRRRDSQQEYRILRKALFIGYANQLAERSIRHNGYRPLGFKSELVQVHPSSVLKPDEDGMLPNYVVYHELIVTSRPFMRNVCAVEMRWVAPVLAKLEKLNVFKLSGGSSQPDEQIQEVTLNVEKKEIATIQSPEGRDSRIQAARERFLARKGQK, translated from the exons ATGGCGGATTTACCTATAGTTCGATTTGAGGAGAAAATCATAGAAACAGTGGAGAAAAACCCTGTAGTGGTAGTTATTGGTGAGACCGGTTCTGGTAAAAGtacacaactttcacaaatgcTTTATAAAAGAGGGTATGCTAAATCTGGAATGATCGCTGTTACTCAGCCTCGCCGCGTTGCTGCAGTTTCTGTTTCTAG ACGAGTTGCACAGGAGCAAAATGTTCGACTTGGAGAGGAAGTCGGTTATGCCATAAGATTTGAAGATAGAACTTCGGAGAAAACACATATCAA ATATCTTACTGATGGAGTGCTCCTCCGCGAGAGTCTTTTTAATCCGGAGCTGAATCAGTATTCTGTCATCATATTGGATGAAGCACATGAGAGGAGTTTGAACAC GGATATATTGCTTGGTTTAATGAAAAGATTAATTAAACGGCGTCACTCAAACTTGAAAGTTttgatcacatcagcaactcttGATGGTGGAAAGGTATCTAGGTTCTTCTCCGACTGTCCCGTCCTTACCGTACCAGGCGAGTTATTTCCTGTGGAAATAGTACACATCTCAGAGCGCCCTAAAAACTATGTGGAGGCTTCTCTAAAAACAGCTATTG ATATTCACGTACGGGAGCCAGAAGGggacattttaatatttttgacaGGGCAG GATGACATAGAGAAATTGGTATTGAAGTTGGAGGAGAAAATTCAAAACTTAGAAGAAGGTTCTTGTCTGGATGCCTTAATTCTTCCTCTTCATGGATCCTTGCCACCTGACATGCAG GTGCGTGTTTTCAGTCCTCCACCTCCACATTGTAGGCGATTTATTGTTTCTACAAATATTGCTGAAACTTCTTTGACTGTTGACGGTGTTGT GTATGTCATTGACTCGGGGTATGTGAAGCAACGGCAATATAACCCATCAACTGGCATGTACTCTTTGGAGGTTGTGCAGATTAGCAA GGTGCAGGCAAAGCAGCGTGCAGGACGCGCTGGAAGAACTCGTCCTGGAAAGTGTTATCGTTTATATCCCTCTATGGTTTACCATGACGATTTTTTGGATGCCACCGTTCCTGAAATACAAAGGTCTTCACTGGCTGAAACTGTACTTTATTTGAAGTCCTTAGATCTCGCTGATATGGATATTCTCAAATTTGATTTTCTCGACTCTCCTTCCA TGGAGTCTTTAGAGGATGCCTTGAAGCAATTATATTTAGTCGATGCAATTGATGAAAATGGTTCAATCACAAGCCTTGGACGAAAGATGGCTG AGCTTCCACTGGAACCTTCTCTTTCCAGGACCTTACTAGAGGCAAATGAGTTGGATTGTTTGTCCCAAGCACTGACTGTTGTTTCCATGTTGTCTGCTGAGACCACGCTGCTTCCTGCCCCAAG TAAGAGCTctgagaagaagaggaagcacacTCCTTCGAACCTTCCTGATGGTTCTGGCTTGGGTGATCACATCCAGCTACTCCAAATTTATGAGCAATGGTATCAGACCGACTACAACGTAGACTGGTGTAAAGAGAACAACTTACAG GTCCGCGGGATGCTGTTCGTGAGAGATGTCAGGAAACAATTATCTCAAATAATGCATAAAATTGCTAAAG GCTCATTAGATGTCCAAACAAGCAAAAGACGGAGAGACAGCCAACAGGAGTATAGAATATTGAGGAAAGCATTGTTCATTGGCTACGCAAATCAGCTTGCTGAGCGGAGCATTCGACATAACGGGTATCGGCCTCTTGGTTTCAAGTCTGAACTCGTACAG GTCCATCCATCTTCTGTGCTAAAACCAGATGAGGATGGGATGCTTCCAAACTATGTCGTCTATCATGAATTAATAGTTACTTCACGCCCATTTATGCGTAATGTATGTGCAGTTGAGATGCGATGGGTTGCACCAGTCTTAGCGAAGCTTGAGAAACTGAATGTCTTTAAACTGAG TGGGGGATCTAGTCAGCCTGATGAGCAAATTCAAGAAGTAACTTTAAATgtggaaaagaaagaaattgcTACTATTCAGTCGCCCGAAGGCCGTGACAGCAGGATACAAGCTGCTCGGGAAAGATTTCTAGCTCGGAAAGGTCAGAAGTAG